Part of the Sodalinema gerasimenkoae IPPAS B-353 genome is shown below.
CAAAACTATTAGAAACCGTCATTGAAATATGCCAAGTTAAGGCAGAAGAAAAATCTCTCAACCTAAATATTTTTCGTTCTCCTGAGCTTCCATCTTATATTGTCGTCGATGATAAACGGCTAAAGCAAGTCCTCATCAATTTATTAGGCAATGCAATTAAATTCACAGAACCCGGCGGAGATGTTGAGTTTCGGATTGAGACTCTTTCCTCCTTAACGAAAAATTCCTCCTCAGAGGTCAACTCAGTCCACGTTCAATTTGAAATCCGGGACACAGGCATTGGTATTGCCCGTTCAGATATTGATCGTATTTTCCACCCCTTTGAACAGGTGAGCACCCCAGAGCACAATACAGAAGGAACCGGCTTAGGATTGGTCATTGTTCAAGAAATCCTCCATCAGATGGGAACCAAGCTTAAAGTAGAATCACAACTGGGATCGGGCAGTTGCTTTTGTTTCGATTTAAATCTAGATATTGACCTTTGTGAACCCATTGGCAACGCTGGAGGGCACGTGACCGCTGAAACAAAGGAACAGCTCACAGTCGCCAACCGTTCAGCAGACCCCAATCAACTTCCCTCACAGTCCCATTTAGTCGAACTGTTACATCTCGCCAAGCGGGGTAGTTTAAATCGCTTGGGTCATTCCCTAGATAGCATAGAAGTAGAAGATGCACGCCTGATCGACTTTTGTCAGCACTATCGTCACCTGATCCAAACCTTCCAAGTTCGCCAACTGGTGCAGGAACTGACCCGGGATCTTGAAATAAAGTCAGCCTCAGAAGCAACTTCAGATCAATCCAGCTAAGAGGGAGCAGCAGCCAGCACTCAGACAACCCTGAGATCTCAATCCACAGCAGTTGATGAGACACTCTCCTCTGGAGGCTAAAGTAGAGGAGGGGTTTGGATTAGCGGTACAGTAAGATGGGATAGCATGAGAAACACCCACTAACCTCTGCTGATTTTTTGCGTTAGGGTTCTACAAAAACCTATGAAATTTCATATTCAATCGGACAGCGACATTCCCGCCTCCAACCAACTCTTTAATCAAATTCGCTTTGCCATCGCCTCCCGTCAGTTTCCCCCCGGACATCGGTTACCCAGTACCCGGCAACTGGCGATGCAGACCGGCTTACACCGCAACACCATCAGTAAGGTCTACCGCCAACTCGAAGACATTGGCCTAGTGGAGGCTCAAGCCGGTTCTGGGATTTACGTTCGCGCTCAGGGCCACGAAGGCGGGGGAACACACCTGAGTTCTCCCATCTGGGCCCAATATCCCGAGGCCCACGATGTCATCAAACGCAGCCTAGACGAACTCCTCAACAAAGGCTGTTCCCTCAACGAAGCGCGAGAGTTATTTCTCGGGGAGATTGACTGGCGTTTACGCTGTAGCGCCCGGGTTTTGGTGACGGCCCCCCTCCAGGATATTGGTGTGGGAGAGTTGATGTCCCAAGAACTCGAACAAGCCCTAAAAATCCCCGTCCAACTGGTTCCCATGGAGGAGTTGTCGGAAGTTCTCGACAAGGCTCACTCAGGAACCGTCGTCACCAGTCGCTATTTCATTGGTGAAGCCGAATCCGTCGCCGCTCCCAAAGCCGTGCGGGTGATTCCCATCGATATTTATGATTACGCCAAGGAAACCGAACTGGTGAAAGACTTGGCTAAAGATAGCTGTTTGGGACTCGTGAGCATCAGTTCCGGGTTATTACGAGCCGCTGAAGTGATTGTCCATAGTCTGCGCGGTGACGAGTTACTGGTGATTACCACCGAGTTAGGGAATACCTATAAACTCAACGCCATGGTTCGTAGTGCCCGGACGATTATCTGCGATCGCGCCAGTCTCGATGCGGTCAAAACTGCCATCCAAGCCGCCCGAGAAGACCTGATTCGTCCCCCTCAAGTCACCTGCTTCGAGAACTACATCAGTAGTAAATCCATCGAACTGCTCAAACGAGAGTTGGGCTTAGACTAGAGTTCCTCAGGATTCACCCCCAGTTCTCGAAGTTTCGCCGCCAGTCGTTCAGCGCGTTGCTGTTCGGCTTCGGCTCATTGCTGTTCGGCTTTGGGTCGAGTCGCCACCCCCTCAGAGACTCAGGTTTAAACGGATCATAGACAAAGTATTTCGGGGTACGGAACGTCCGCTCATAGAGATCCTTCTTCTGAGTGAAGTCGACCTGGGCCGTACTCGGGGACATCAACTCGATAATGATGTCTGGATAGCGTCCCTCCTCTTCCCACACAATCCAGCCCTGACGCTCGCGATCGCCCGGAACATCTAACACCACAAAACAATCGGGGCCACGAAAATCTCGATTCATGGCTTGGTCCCGACTGTAATAGACGAACATATTACCGCCGACAAAGTAATCCTCACGTAAACCTCTTGGGAGCGTGGAAGCCCCGTGTCTTGAGACCGGGGAGGAAACGGGACAGGGGGACTTTAGTCCCCGTCAATCTTTCAAGCATAGGCGTAACCATCCTTTCGGTGAATAGGTTTGCAGTATTTGTGGTTGATACCTGCCACCCGTCCCGAGGCGGTGGTAATATCAAAACTGCCAGACGCACGGCAGAGAACCCGTCCTACATAGGAGCCAATTTTCTTCCCTGCCGTGACCGTAGCCGTCACGATGTCGCCAGTCTGAAAACCGTTGTGAATTTGTCTCCTGGAGCGGTGACGAGTAGGGAATCCATACTTATTCGTCCCGCACATCCGACGAGTTCCATGCCCCTTCGCTACAATCAGCAACGGTTTTGACGTCAGAATGTCGAGTGATTCGACGTCTCCAACACAGGCAGCATCAAGCCAATGAGCCTTGGGTAGGTTAAGCCGAAGTCGATTGAACTTCGTTTGCCCGCCAGTTCCTGTGGTAACTGGGAGTCCTGTTGCTTTGAGAGCCTTGAACAAGGCCCATCGGGTCGAGTTAACGGCAGCCGCATCTTTAAGGGGTGATTTGGCCTGCCCCAGAAGACGACTCAGGACATCAGGCTGGCCCGATAAAAAATCCCGAATGTCCCCATGGCCTTTGGCTTGATTGCATGAGCAGCAAGCCAGAGTCAGGTTAGAAACCCGGTCAGAGCCACCCTTAGACCGAGGCTGGATATGCTCAACTTCAAGTGGTACATGTTTCACCCCACAGTAAGCACAGGTTCTGCCCCACTTCTCCAACAGGTATTCCCTAACTTCATAGCCTTGTAATTCTCCCTGCTGATACTCAACACCTGAGATCTCAGGGTTTTCCATCAATTGCAGGTCGAACCGTACTAGCTCTTGAGTAATCTGGCCAACTGGGGCAAGTCCACGAAATCGGTGAACCCAGGTCATTAGAGTATCTACTCGATGCTGCAAGCTGGGAGCTAACCAACCTTCGGGACGAGTCCGATTCAAGAACCGAGCTGGTCGATATCGGGTCTTGCGGTTTCGTCGAGAACGTCGGAGTTGACGACGAGACAGCAGTGCTTCCTTAATCTGCTGTCCTCGGTGCTGCAACTCGGCAGCAAAGATGATTCGATTCCCTTGCTTCAGGGCAATTCCAGTGACGTTAGAGCCTGGGTCTAATTTGAATTCGACCGGTTCAGGATTCGCATCAACCTCCTTATTTAGAATAATGGTGAATGGGTAGCGTCGAAATACCGATGCTTTTCCGGCTTTGAGTAGTGACCGTGCGACCCCTGGCTGGCAGGGGGTCAGGGGCTTGCGGTTGGTATCTAAAACGAAAACATGGTTAGACATTGTTGCGTCTCTTCTGATTGCTCGTAACGTTGGCTATGCGCTAACGCGCACGCTGCGCGAACGCTAATGTTCAGAGTCGGTACTTTCCCAATCGCACTGTCTTAACCCCTTAGGACTGTTTAACGATTCGGTTCTAGTGCCTGGAACTAGCACGCATTCCAGGGTAGGAACGTTAACTCTTGCTCTGAACGTAGCCTGTTAGGGCGATAGCTGGTCAGCTACCTGAAGAGGAGGCACGAAGCCCCCGTGCTTCAGCAAACGTAGCCTGTTAGGGCGATAGCTGGTCAGCTACCTGAAGAGGAGGCACGAAGCCCCCGTGCTTCAGCCGGGGGTGCTGACGATGGCTGAGGGTCACTTCCACTGAGTCAATCAGCAGATTCATAGCCAGGCGGTGACGATGGCTTTCCAAGGGTTCTCCGTCATCAAATACTAAATTGCTTGGTGGGGGAGTCGGCTGCCAGGGCTGAAGGTCTTTATCTGGCATCAACGCTTCTGACGTACTCTCGGGCGACATAACCCATGTTAATTAAGAGATCAACCCCCATGATAACAAACGCCTCTTATCTCTTACCTCTTGCCCGAAGAGGGCGACCACAGCTCGGCTATCGCTCGCTGACCACAGTTCGGCTATCGCTCACCGACCACAGTTCGGCTATCGCTCACCGACCACAAGGGCTACGTCTATCCCCTCTTGGGAGGGGTGCCCGGAGGGCGGGGTGGGTTATGCCTACTGCCTACTGCCTTAACGTCTATCCCCTCTTGGGAGGGGTGCCCGGAGGGCGGGGTGGGTTATGCCTACTGCCTACTGCCTTCTCCCCCCCTACTGCCTTCTTTCCCTATTCCCAAACTGTCATAGTCACCCAGCCCAGCCATGCAAAACTTGCCAGAATAGGGCCAAGACTCCTTGAAAAGAGAAGTATAGGACAACTTGCCCCATCGACGGGTGAGTCTAAACCAATGTCCCTTGTTGAACTTCATGGAGTATTCCCCAATGAGAACCAGCCTTCAAGTCATCCCATCTCCTGCAAAATCCCTAGGTGAGCGTCAACCTTGGACTCTGATCTATCTAACCATTGCCACATTTACCGTCCTAACGCCCCTCTTTAGCCAACTCCAGCAACTGCCAGACTCTCACCAGCCTCTAGAATCAACCCTCGTCGCCGGACGAGGAGAAGAGTCTGATAAATGTGTCTGGCTCGGCATTTGTGACTAGGACCAACCTCAAACTTGGTCGGAATTGGGTGTATCTCCACAACCCTCTACCCAAGCCGCCATTATGATTGCATCCTTAGATGTGGCGACCGTGTATCGAGCCTGTAATCCCAGTCAAACCCTCGATGTTACCCGTCGCCAAGACCGTCGTTACTATGTTGATTTATCCAAAACCCGAGGGGGCGATCTCCTCGGGGAACTCGATGCAACGATCCGTGTCTTTTGTCCTCAAGAACCCACCTGTCAGTTATTAGCTGGTCATATCGGCTGCGGCAAATCCACGGAACTGCGACGGCTTCAGGCTATCTTGCAACACCATAACTTTGCCGTGGTTTATTTTGAGTCTTCCCAAGACTTAGATATGGCCGATTTAGATGTGGGGGATGTGCTGTTGGCGATCGCCCGGCAAGTTTACGATCGTTTTGGTAAAAACATCGTGATTCCGCCCGGGGGACAACTTTTTTCCCTGGTCAAAACAGCCAATAGTCTCGTATCCACCGAAATTCCGCCCCTCGAAGACCCCAGAGATGGCGATCGCTTCCGGGGACAACTCCAACAACTGAGTCAGCGAACCCACGGACGACCGGATTTGCGATCGCAACTGCGACAATATCTCGAACCTCGGATTCAGACCTTCCTCGATGCCTTCAATCAGGAACTCATCAATCCCGTGGTCGAGCACTTACGGCAACAAGGCAAAATCGGTCTGGTGATTTTAGTCGATAATCTCGATCGCCTCGAAAGCAGTCAAAAACCCTGGGGACGACCCCAACCTGAATATCTATTTGTCGATCGCGGCGATCGCCTCTGTAAACTCAACTGTCATGTGGTGTATACCATCCCCTCCAGTCTCCTCTTTTCCCGCGACCTCAGCCGCCTCAATCTCAGCCTTGGAGTCGATCCTAAGGTGCTCCCAATGGTCTCCATTAAACACCGCCAGGGCAGCCCCTCGAAGCCCGGATTAAGCCGATTACGGCAGCTTATCCTAGCCCGGGCCTTTCCCGATGCCACCCCCCAAGAACGCCAGCAATGGTGCGATCGCCTCTTTGACGACTCTCAAACCCTCAATCGCCTCTGTTACGCCAGTGGCGGACATCCCCGAAATTTGCTACGCTTATTTCACCGTCAAATCGAAAAAGAACGACAATTTCCCCTCTCCCAAACGTCCCTTCACTCCACCCTCCGCGAACGCCGCGACCAACTTCTACGCAGTATTACCCGTGACGAGAAAGAACTCTTAAAGTTTGTCGTCAAACACAAAAAAATTAGTGGTGACGCTGACTATCAACCCTTAATTCGCAGCCTTTTAATCTTTGAATATCGCGACAATAAAGGGTCATGGTTTGACGTTAATCCACTTTTAAAAACTTCAACCTTCAAATAAAAGCAATAACATAACTATCTCCATTGTGCTCCTTCCAAAACCAGGCTTAGCCCCTTCACGATTCACCCTTAAAAATCAACAAAAATGATGGGTTTTGTTTCTCCAACTGACACTCCTGCCCCCGAAGTTCAAGACAATCAACTCGCTGAACTTCGGTTTTGTCTTGAAGCCGCCGAGGGGCAGTTCAAACTCATGTTTGTCCGTTGTAACTACCAAACCCTGCGCTCTCAACTGCTTCAGCATCTCCAACAGAGCACATCCCTGAAAATTCAGGACATTCAAATCCAGCCCAATGCCTGTAGCCTCTTTCACGCCCTCTATCCCTATCGCACCCCCCATCATCCTGATGTACTGTCCCTCAGTGGACTAGAAGCCGTCAACGACCCCGATCGCCTTCTGCACTCAGCCAATCCCGTCCGCGAGGAATTTCGTAAATACTTTCCCTGTCCCTTGCTGCTGTGGGTGAACGATCGCCTCCTCAAACAACTAATCCGGCTCGTTCCCGACTTTGAAAGTTGGGGAACCACCTATCACTTCCGCCTCTCCCCCGCACAACTGCGTCAAGAACTGCGTCAGCAGAGCGATCGCCTCGAACAGCGACTCCTCCAAGGAGAGAGCATCCAATGGCATCCCAACGCCACCCTCACCCAAGACCGCGATCGCGAAGAACTACGCAGCGCCCTAGAAGCCCTACAACAGCAACATCAACGCCTCACCCCCGAACTCGCCGCCCAAGTCCAAGTCCTCGTAGGGCGCAACGCCTACGAACGGCCCCGCATTCCCCTCGACACCGCCCGCCGCCACTTCCTCAACGCCCTCCACTATTGGCAAACCCAGCCCCAAGACCCCAGAACCCTACAAAAACAAGCCCTTCTCCATCTCCATCTGGGTCTGGTGGCCCTGCGCGATCATGACAGCCGCCGCCTCGATCACCACAGCCATCCCGACGCCGAAACCGCCCTAGACACCGCGCGTCAACATCTGCAACGCTGCGCTGATCTCTTCGAGGAGAACCATCAAGCCGAAGCCGTCGCCAAAGTTCTGCCCCTTTTAGGGGAAACCCTGCACCGGCTAGGAGATTGGGACAATCTCAGCCAACTGGCCCACCGGGCCATCAGCCTCCATAAAACCTATGGCGACCCCCTCCACCTGGCCCTCGACTATGGCTTTCTGGCTAAAATTGCCTGTTTAGAAGAACGTTGGTATCGGGCCCAAACTTGGGCCGATCGCGCCCTACAACAACTGGCCCAACTGGATATTCAACGTCCCTTCCCCCCACCCTTCCAACACCTAATCACCCAGGAAATTCGCCTGCTGCTTGTGAGCGCCCAGCAGCATCTCCAACGCGCCCACAGCGCCCAGGAAAACCTACAAATGGCCCTGGCAGACCTCCCCCGAGCTTTGCAAGACTCCGCCCACCAAATTGACCCCCATTGCTATCTGCGACTACTCGATCGCCTGCGCAGTGGCTATACCCTGCATCAACAGCATCTCGCCGCCTTTGAAATCAAACAGCGGCAACGCTCGATTGAACAACAATATGGCTTCCGGGCCTTTATCGGTGCCGGTCAACTCAAGCCACAACGGGAACATTTCCCATATACTCTCACCTCCGCCGCCGCCGCCAAACCCGGTCACGTCGCCCCGGAAATCCTGGCCTCACCCCGCCGACAGGATATTGAGACCATTCGGGAACGGTTGGCCCGTCCTGAATTTAAACTCATTACCCTCTACGGTCCCTCTGGCGTCGGCAAAACCTCCCTCATTGACGCGGGATTGGTTCCGGCCCTGCAACGGGCCAGTATTGGTGTGCGCACCGCCTTGCCGATTGTCCTACGGGTTTACGATGATTGGAGCGATCGCCTCGGACAACACCTGGCCCAATCCCTCGATATCGATGCCGCCAATCCCCAGACCCAATCCCAGCAACATCTCTTGGCGGCCCTCGAACGGGCCAGTCAGCGCAATCAGTTTATCGTGCTGATTTTCGACCAATTTGAGGAATTTTTCTTTGCCAACACCAAAATTGAGCAACGGCTACCCTTCTACGACTTCCTGCGGGCCTGCTTTGATATTTCCTATGTCAAAGTGCTGCTATCCCTCCGAGAAGACTATATGCACTGTCTGCTGGAGTGCGATCGCCACCTCAACCTCAGCGATGTCGACCATAATCTCCTCGATCAGCATCGCCTCTACTACCTACGCAGTTTCTCCCCTGACGACACCCGTCACCTAATTCGCCACCTCAGTGAAACCCGCCCCCACCTTGACCTCGAACCCGCGCTCATTGATGCGATCGTCGAAGATTTAGCCCAAGAATCCGGCGATGTGCGCCCCATTGAACTGCAACTCATTGGCGCTCAGCTACAACACCACCACATCACCCATCTCGACCAATACCGACAACTGGGGAAAAACCCCAAACAGCAATTGGTGGAAGACTTCCTAGAAGATGTCATCCAAGATTGCGGGCCCGAGAACGAAGCGGCGGCCCGTCATCTGCTCTATCGTCTGACCAATAAAGAGGGACATCGCCCCATTAAGGCCTATTCCGAACTGGCCCAAAACTCCGGCCAAACCCCCCAGTCCCTGGATTTGATGTTAGACATCTGCGTTAAATCCGGGTTAGTGTCCCTACTTCCAGAAGCCCCTGAACCCCGTTTTCAACTGGTCCATGATTACCTGGTGTCCTTTATTCGCCTCTCGCGGGAGCGGGCTGATGTGCAAGCTAAGGTGGATTTACAGGAGACGAACCTACGGCTTCATGAGGAGAAGGCGATTCTACAACAACTGACCGAGGCCCAGGAACGGCAACGACAAACCGATGCTCGGATGAAACGACTTTGGATTCTCGGGGCCGTACTCTCCTTATTGGGGGCTGGGGTGCTGGCGGTGGTGGCTAACCTGGCTATCCGCGCCCAAAAAACGGCGGCGATCGCCGAAATTAAAGCCCGTAATGCCGCTGCACGAGCCTATTTACCCCTGACCCCCCCGGATTCCTTTTCCGCCCTATTAGAGAGTCTCAGAGCTGGGGAGCGATTCAAGGAACTGAACCCCTCGGAACCGGAACTGCTGCGGGAAATCGTCCCGCAACTGCAACAGTCCCTAGAAGTGACCTTTGAGCAAAATCGCATCGATAGTCCCAGCAAGGGCATTTTGGATCTGAGTTTTAGTCCTGATGGCAGTTTTTTGGCTACGGTGGGGTTAGAAAATACCCTCGACCTCTGGGCCAGTGATGGAAACCTACTTCAGCGGATTGCCGCTCATGATAAGGCCGTCACCAGTTTAAGTATTAGTGCCGACACACAACGGATTTTAACCGGAAGTGACGATCGCAGCGCCAAACTCTGGAGTCGTGATGGTGAGTTATTACAGGTTTTACAAAATGGGGAAGCGACGGTGACGACGGTAGCCATTGCCCCGGATGGTGAAACTTGGGCGATCGCCGATGCGGAGGGCCAGGTGAGCCTCTGGACTGGGGAGGAGGGCCCAGACCAAACTATCGCCGCTCATGACAGTTGGGTTTTGGGCTTGAGTTTCCACCCCGACGGCGATCGCTTTGCCACGGCGAGTCGGGATGGGACTGTTAAACTCTGGAATCGTGAGATGGGAACCCTACTTCAGACGCTCCCTCCTCAGGAAGGTGGTATTACCAGTCTAGACTTTAGTCCCGATGGCGCAACCTTAGCCACCAGTGATGCGAATGGCAATGTCTGGTTACGGCGCGGCCCCAACTATCAACAGATTCAACCCCTAACAGCGGTGAGTGAGAGTCGCATTCTCAATCTGGTCTTTAGTCCCGATGGCCAGTTTATGGCTACGACCACCGCTGAGGGAGTCATTTATATTTGGACTGCCAACGGGGAGTTACTGCGGGAGTTACGGGGTCATCAGGATGCTGTCTGGGGGGCCAGTTTTAGTCCCGATGGGGGACGCTTAGCCAGTGCTAGTTCCGATACCACGGTGCGCCTCTGGCAGATTCGGCGAGAGGTGGAGACGGTTTTAGAGGCGCAACAGGGGGAAGTTTGGGCGGTGGACGTCTCCCCTGGGGGAGATTTGTTAGCCTCGGCTCATGAGGGGGGAGCGATACAACTCTGGACGTTGGATGGCCAGCGGTCTGAGCGTTTGCTGGGCCATGAGGATATGGTTCTGAATGTGAGTTTTAGTCCCGATGGTCAGTTTTTGGTCTCGACAGGGACTGATGATACGGTGCGATTATGGCGACTCGGGGAACCGGAAGCAGTGCGGGTATGGTCGCCGGGCCAGGGGGTGCGCACGGCTAGTTTTAGTCCCGATGGTCGCAGTTTAGTTACGGCTGGGGATGATGGAACTTTAGTCCTTTGGCGAGTCGCCGATGGGGTTCGACAACGGACGATTCAGGCTCATGATGAGGCTATCAATAGTGTGGCTTGGCATCCTGATGGGACTCGGTTGATCTCCGCCAGTCGCGATCGCACTCTGCGGCTGTGGAGTCGTGAGGGAGCGCTTCAGGCGACGTTAGAAAGTGGCTCGGGGTCAACGGGGTCTGTGAATTGGGTCAGTTTTAGCCCTGAGGGGGATTGGATTGCTTCGGCCAGTTCAGATAATCGGATTCGCCTCTGGACTTTGGATGGGGAGTTGAATCAGGTGTTGCAAGGTCATACGGCTCGGGTGAATTGGGTCAGTTTTAGTCCTGAGGGAATGCCCCTGCAACTGGTTTCGGGCAGTGACGATCGCACGGTGCGGCTTTGGCAGTTCGATGAGGGCCAGGAGGAGTTTGTCAATACTGAGGTGTTTAAGGGCCATGGGGATAGTGTGTTGAGTGTGTTGTTCTCACCTCGGCAGGAGGTGGTGGCGTCGGCGAGCAAGGATGGCACGGTGCGCCTGTGGCTGTTGCCGAGTTTGGGCAATTTTGAGGCGTTATTTGAGCGAGGCTGTGCTTGGATTGGCGACTATCTCAAT
Proteins encoded:
- a CDS encoding GntR family transcriptional regulator, with product MKFHIQSDSDIPASNQLFNQIRFAIASRQFPPGHRLPSTRQLAMQTGLHRNTISKVYRQLEDIGLVEAQAGSGIYVRAQGHEGGGTHLSSPIWAQYPEAHDVIKRSLDELLNKGCSLNEARELFLGEIDWRLRCSARVLVTAPLQDIGVGELMSQELEQALKIPVQLVPMEELSEVLDKAHSGTVVTSRYFIGEAESVAAPKAVRVIPIDIYDYAKETELVKDLAKDSCLGLVSISSGLLRAAEVIVHSLRGDELLVITTELGNTYKLNAMVRSARTIICDRASLDAVKTAIQAAREDLIRPPQVTCFENYISSKSIELLKRELGLD
- the iscB gene encoding RNA-guided endonuclease IscB, coding for MSNHVFVLDTNRKPLTPCQPGVARSLLKAGKASVFRRYPFTIILNKEVDANPEPVEFKLDPGSNVTGIALKQGNRIIFAAELQHRGQQIKEALLSRRQLRRSRRNRKTRYRPARFLNRTRPEGWLAPSLQHRVDTLMTWVHRFRGLAPVGQITQELVRFDLQLMENPEISGVEYQQGELQGYEVREYLLEKWGRTCAYCGVKHVPLEVEHIQPRSKGGSDRVSNLTLACCSCNQAKGHGDIRDFLSGQPDVLSRLLGQAKSPLKDAAAVNSTRWALFKALKATGLPVTTGTGGQTKFNRLRLNLPKAHWLDAACVGDVESLDILTSKPLLIVAKGHGTRRMCGTNKYGFPTRHRSRRQIHNGFQTGDIVTATVTAGKKIGSYVGRVLCRASGSFDITTASGRVAGINHKYCKPIHRKDGYAYA
- a CDS encoding AAA family ATPase; its protein translation is MIASLDVATVYRACNPSQTLDVTRRQDRRYYVDLSKTRGGDLLGELDATIRVFCPQEPTCQLLAGHIGCGKSTELRRLQAILQHHNFAVVYFESSQDLDMADLDVGDVLLAIARQVYDRFGKNIVIPPGGQLFSLVKTANSLVSTEIPPLEDPRDGDRFRGQLQQLSQRTHGRPDLRSQLRQYLEPRIQTFLDAFNQELINPVVEHLRQQGKIGLVILVDNLDRLESSQKPWGRPQPEYLFVDRGDRLCKLNCHVVYTIPSSLLFSRDLSRLNLSLGVDPKVLPMVSIKHRQGSPSKPGLSRLRQLILARAFPDATPQERQQWCDRLFDDSQTLNRLCYASGGHPRNLLRLFHRQIEKERQFPLSQTSLHSTLRERRDQLLRSITRDEKELLKFVVKHKKISGDADYQPLIRSLLIFEYRDNKGSWFDVNPLLKTSTFK
- a CDS encoding AAA family ATPase codes for the protein MMGFVSPTDTPAPEVQDNQLAELRFCLEAAEGQFKLMFVRCNYQTLRSQLLQHLQQSTSLKIQDIQIQPNACSLFHALYPYRTPHHPDVLSLSGLEAVNDPDRLLHSANPVREEFRKYFPCPLLLWVNDRLLKQLIRLVPDFESWGTTYHFRLSPAQLRQELRQQSDRLEQRLLQGESIQWHPNATLTQDRDREELRSALEALQQQHQRLTPELAAQVQVLVGRNAYERPRIPLDTARRHFLNALHYWQTQPQDPRTLQKQALLHLHLGLVALRDHDSRRLDHHSHPDAETALDTARQHLQRCADLFEENHQAEAVAKVLPLLGETLHRLGDWDNLSQLAHRAISLHKTYGDPLHLALDYGFLAKIACLEERWYRAQTWADRALQQLAQLDIQRPFPPPFQHLITQEIRLLLVSAQQHLQRAHSAQENLQMALADLPRALQDSAHQIDPHCYLRLLDRLRSGYTLHQQHLAAFEIKQRQRSIEQQYGFRAFIGAGQLKPQREHFPYTLTSAAAAKPGHVAPEILASPRRQDIETIRERLARPEFKLITLYGPSGVGKTSLIDAGLVPALQRASIGVRTALPIVLRVYDDWSDRLGQHLAQSLDIDAANPQTQSQQHLLAALERASQRNQFIVLIFDQFEEFFFANTKIEQRLPFYDFLRACFDISYVKVLLSLREDYMHCLLECDRHLNLSDVDHNLLDQHRLYYLRSFSPDDTRHLIRHLSETRPHLDLEPALIDAIVEDLAQESGDVRPIELQLIGAQLQHHHITHLDQYRQLGKNPKQQLVEDFLEDVIQDCGPENEAAARHLLYRLTNKEGHRPIKAYSELAQNSGQTPQSLDLMLDICVKSGLVSLLPEAPEPRFQLVHDYLVSFIRLSRERADVQAKVDLQETNLRLHEEKAILQQLTEAQERQRQTDARMKRLWILGAVLSLLGAGVLAVVANLAIRAQKTAAIAEIKARNAAARAYLPLTPPDSFSALLESLRAGERFKELNPSEPELLREIVPQLQQSLEVTFEQNRIDSPSKGILDLSFSPDGSFLATVGLENTLDLWASDGNLLQRIAAHDKAVTSLSISADTQRILTGSDDRSAKLWSRDGELLQVLQNGEATVTTVAIAPDGETWAIADAEGQVSLWTGEEGPDQTIAAHDSWVLGLSFHPDGDRFATASRDGTVKLWNREMGTLLQTLPPQEGGITSLDFSPDGATLATSDANGNVWLRRGPNYQQIQPLTAVSESRILNLVFSPDGQFMATTTAEGVIYIWTANGELLRELRGHQDAVWGASFSPDGGRLASASSDTTVRLWQIRREVETVLEAQQGEVWAVDVSPGGDLLASAHEGGAIQLWTLDGQRSERLLGHEDMVLNVSFSPDGQFLVSTGTDDTVRLWRLGEPEAVRVWSPGQGVRTASFSPDGRSLVTAGDDGTLVLWRVADGVRQRTIQAHDEAINSVAWHPDGTRLISASRDRTLRLWSREGALQATLESGSGSTGSVNWVSFSPEGDWIASASSDNRIRLWTLDGELNQVLQGHTARVNWVSFSPEGMPLQLVSGSDDRTVRLWQFDEGQEEFVNTEVFKGHGDSVLSVLFSPRQEVVASASKDGTVRLWLLPSLGNFEALFERGCAWIGDYLNHGVPLQAGEGLSCRPD